The DNA window CAATTTGGGAAATAGTAACAGGACTTACCATGATGCTTTGCGGTGTTGATATATTTATGATGCTCCACCCACAATCAGTAAAAATGCTGCGAGAAATCGGAGAAACATTTACAAAAGAATATATGACCACAGAAGTTCCAGATATCTCAAACTGGATTACTCAACTGGGGTAGAAAGGAGGTTTTAAAATGGCCGTTACTGCAATGGATGTTTACAGATTACTTCCAAAAACAAACTGTGCAAAATGTGGGGAGGCATCATGCATGGCATTTGCCACAAAACTCTCACAAAAAGAAACAGATATTGAATTATGTACGCAACTTTCAGCCAATGAGGCGGATAAGCTTGCAGATGTATTAGCACCTGCTGTAAGAGAAATAATGGTAGGTAAAGGCAATAAAGCTATGATGGTTGGTGGAGATGAAGTCCTTTACAGATATGAACTAACTTATTACAATCCAACTCCTCTTGTAATTGATATAAGTGATGATATGGACCCTGCTGAATTTGAAGAGAGGGTCAAAAAGATAGAAGGCACTGAATTTGAAAGAACGGGGGAATTGCTCACACTTGACGCTATAGCACTTAGAAATAAGTCAGGTGACGCCTCAAAATTCAAAGAAGCTGCAGAAAAACTTAAAAGTTCTAAACTGGCGTTAGTACTATGTTCATTTGATCCAGAAGCTATGAAAGCTGCACTTGAAGCTGTTGGGGATGAACGTCCATTGATATATGGTGCAACAGAAAACAATATAGAAGAAATGGCAGCACTTGCACTTGGATATGACTGTCCGATTGCACTATTTGTTCCAAATGACCTTGAAAAAATGAAAGAACTATCCCGGATTTTAAGGAGTAAAGGAATTAATGACATAATCCTTGACCCTGGAACATTTGTAAATGATGGAATTGGTGACACCCTGGATAACTTTGTAATGATGAGAAGGCTTGCAGTTGAAGAAAGAGATGAAGATTTCAGATTCCCAATTTTAGGAGTTCCAGCAATTACATGGCTGGAAAATGGTGAAGATGATGTGAGTACTGCAATAAAAGAAGCTACAATTGCATCCACGCTTATGGATAAGTATGCAGATATGATGATAATCCATGGAACTGAAATATGGGAGTTAATCCCTGTTTTAACATTAAGACAGAGCGTATATACAGATCCAAGGAAACCTCAAGCAGTGGATCCTGGATTATATGAATTTGGTGAAATAAACGAAGATTCACCTGTCGCACTAACTACAAACTTTGCTCTCACCTATTACACAGTTGAGGGTGACCTGAAGGCTGGGAAAGCCAATGGTTATTTACTGGTACTTGATACCGAAGGTAGAGCTGTCGATGTGTCAGTAGCAGGCAGCCAGTTCAATGGTAAAGCCGTGGCAGATCTAATAAAAGAAACAGGTATTGAAGACAAAGTAAAAACCAGAAAAATGGTTATTCCTGGCCTTGGGGCACCAGTAAGTGGTGAAATCGAAGATGAAAGCGGATGGGAAATTTTGGTAGGACCAAGAGACTCATCAGCTCTGGCAGATTTCCTTAGAGAAAAAATGTAATTAGGTAGATAATATGAAAACATTGATGGTAATTGACCCAAAAATGTGTTCTGAGTGCAAAGATTGCATAACAGCATGTGAAAAAGAACATGGAACCGCAAGGGCAAGAAAAAGCAGTTCAATTCCAATTTTCTGTCTGCAGTGTCATCCAGACAAAGCACCATGTGCTAGAATATGCCCAACTGGGGCCATAAAAGAGGAAGATGGAACCCTTATAGTGAACGAAGATGCATGTATAGTCTGCAAGCTCTGTTTGATAGCATGCCCTATAGGAATGCCGGTAATTGACGAAGAGAAAAAAGCAGTTCAAAAATGTACTTTATGCATGGAATCTGACAGAATACTCCCTGCATGTGTTGAAGCATGTAAAGACAACGTTTTAAAGGTATTTTCAGTTGAAGAACTTGAAAAACTGAAGTCAGATGTTTCATTTGCAAAGGTTCTTGAAGAGACCTTGAAAATGTGTCAGGATAAGTTATAAAACTTATCCTTTATTTAATTCTTGATTCTACGTTTTAAGCTTAAATCTATTCTACTTTAGTTTTGTAATTAGTTGATTTATTTTTTAATTTTACCGTCTACAATACAGATTCCCTCATTTTCCAGCATTTCTTTCTTCATTTCAGTACCGCCAAAGAATCCACCAACATGTAAATCTGATTTTACAACTCGATGGCAGGGAATTATTATTGGAAGCGGGTTCCTGCCAATTGCAGTTCCAACTGCTCTGTAAGCTTTGGTTCCAATAGATTCTGAAATCTGTTTGTAGGTTCTAACTTCTCCGTATGGGATTTTTGCAACTTCTTGAAGCACTTTGCCTTTAAAATCATGCTTATCAGGGATAATGCCATTAAATTCTGTCTTTTTCCCATAATAGGCCATGCAAACATCTTTTGCATAATGTTTATATTCGTCTGATAATTTAAAAGAAGTATACTCATTTGAAATTTCGTCCAGCACGCTTTTTTCATCTGTCTTTGGAAGGGTTACCTTTAAAATTTTTCCTTCACCAACTGCAACTGCAAAATACAGCTTTCCATCACTGTAGGTTGAAATTATAACCTCTTTAGAAATTTGAATTCCCCCTGGTTAGTCAGTGATTTAATGATCTGTAAACTAAAAATAAATTTTTCTATTTATCAAAATTTAAATATACACTCTAAAATTGTCTATTATAAGATCTATGTCTTCTTTAGCCCTTTCAAAACTTTCATGGCCTCCAGAGAACCATAAATAGTACAGTAAATCATCTATTTTAAATGAAATAACCGTAATTTTGGTTGGTGCAATATCATTTACATTTTCACCAATTATAGTATACACATCTATTCCCTCTGCTCTA is part of the Methanobacterium bryantii genome and encodes:
- the acsC gene encoding acetyl-CoA decarbonylase/synthase complex subunit gamma; translated protein: MAVTAMDVYRLLPKTNCAKCGEASCMAFATKLSQKETDIELCTQLSANEADKLADVLAPAVREIMVGKGNKAMMVGGDEVLYRYELTYYNPTPLVIDISDDMDPAEFEERVKKIEGTEFERTGELLTLDAIALRNKSGDASKFKEAAEKLKSSKLALVLCSFDPEAMKAALEAVGDERPLIYGATENNIEEMAALALGYDCPIALFVPNDLEKMKELSRILRSKGINDIILDPGTFVNDGIGDTLDNFVMMRRLAVEERDEDFRFPILGVPAITWLENGEDDVSTAIKEATIASTLMDKYADMMIIHGTEIWELIPVLTLRQSVYTDPRKPQAVDPGLYEFGEINEDSPVALTTNFALTYYTVEGDLKAGKANGYLLVLDTEGRAVDVSVAGSQFNGKAVADLIKETGIEDKVKTRKMVIPGLGAPVSGEIEDESGWEILVGPRDSSALADFLREKM
- a CDS encoding 4Fe-4S dicluster domain-containing protein, which codes for MKTLMVIDPKMCSECKDCITACEKEHGTARARKSSSIPIFCLQCHPDKAPCARICPTGAIKEEDGTLIVNEDACIVCKLCLIACPIGMPVIDEEKKAVQKCTLCMESDRILPACVEACKDNVLKVFSVEELEKLKSDVSFAKVLEETLKMCQDKL
- a CDS encoding MGMT family protein; amino-acid sequence: MLDEISNEYTSFKLSDEYKHYAKDVCMAYYGKKTEFNGIIPDKHDFKGKVLQEVAKIPYGEVRTYKQISESIGTKAYRAVGTAIGRNPLPIIIPCHRVVKSDLHVGGFFGGTEMKKEMLENEGICIVDGKIKK